A single genomic interval of Canis lupus dingo isolate Sandy chromosome 6, ASM325472v2, whole genome shotgun sequence harbors:
- the WIPI2 gene encoding WD repeat domain phosphoinositide-interacting protein 2 isoform X6, translating into MNAGVYKEPPRELDDVKEEQGGPPFERSRETRRTVCPRLLSADTEDVCIVERLFSSSLVAIVSLKAPRKLKVCHFKKGTEICNYSYSNTILAVKLNRQRLIVCLEESLYIHNIRDMKVLHTIRETPPNPAGLCALSIHNDNGYLAYPGSATIGEVQVFDTMNLRAANMIPAHDSPLAALAFDASGTKLATASEKGTVIRVFSIPEGQKLFEFRRGVKRCVSICSLAFSMDSMFLSASSNTETVHIFKLETVKEKPQEEPTTWTGYFGKVLMASTSYLPSQVTEMFNQGRAFATVRLPFCGHKNICSLATIQKIPRLLVGASDGYLYMYNLDPQEGGECTLMKQHKLDGSMETTNEILDSASHDCPLVTQTYNTAVATGTHVPSSPTRLGVAHPASAVRELFPSSLFAEENLRPVRRKAPTYSAAVFLTFMNFGK; encoded by the exons GGTGTATATAAGGAGCCACCCCGTGAGCTGGATGATGTGAAAGAGGAGCAAGGAGGGCCTCCCTTTGAGAGGAGCAGGGAGACCCGGAGAACAGTCTGCCCACGGCTCCTAAGTG cTGATACGGAAGATGTGTGCATTGTAGAGAGATTGTTTTCAAGCAGCTTAGTGGCCATCGTCAGCCTCAAAGCTCCTAGAAAGTTAAAAGTTTGCCATTTTAAGAAAGGAACTGAGATCTGCAACTACAGCTACTCAAATACCATACTGGCCGTGAAGCTGAACCGACAG AGGCTGATAGTTTGCCTGGAGGAGTCTCTCTATATACACAACATTCGGGACATGAAAGTACTGCACACGATCAGGGAAACCCCTCCAAACCCTGCAG GCTTGTGTGCACTGTCGATACACAACGACAATGGTTACTTGGCATACCCAGGCAGTGCCACTATTGGAGAGGTGCAGGTCTTCGACACCATGAATTTG AGAGCTGCAAACATGATCCCAGCTCACGACAGTCCTTTGGCAGCACTGGCGTTTGATGCCAGTGGAACCAAGCTTGCCACTGCCTCCGAGAAG GGGACCGTGATTAGAGTATTCTCCATTCCAGAGGGACAAAAACTCTTTGAGTTCCGGAGAGGAGTTAAGAG GTGTGTGAGCATCTGCTCCTTGGCCTTCAGCATGGACAGCATGTTCCTCTCTGCATCTAGCAACACTGAGACTGTGCACATCTTCAAACTTGAGACTGTGAAAGAAAA ACCTCAGGAGGAGCCCACCACCTGGACTGGGTACTTCGGGAAGGTACTCATGGCTTCCACCAGCTACTTGCCCTCCCAAGTAACAGAAATGTTCAACCAGGGCAGAGCCTTTGCCACAGTTCGCCTGCCTTTCTGTGGCCACAAGAACATCTGCTCACTGGCCAC AATTCAGAAGATTCCCCGACTACTGGTGGGAGCTTCCGACGGGTACTTGTACATGTATAACCTGGACCCCCAGGAAGGAGGCGAGTGTACCCTGATGAAACAGCACAA GTTGGATGGAAGCATGGAGACAACCAATGAAATCTTAGACTCAGCCTCTCACGACTGCCCCTTAGTGACTCAGACCTACAACACAGCTGTCGCCACAGGTACTCATGTGCCTTCATCTCCGACCAGACTTG GTGTCGCGCATCCAGCATCAGCAGTTCGAGAACTATTCCCATCCTCCCTGTTCGCTGAGGAAAATTTGCGGCCTGTCCGTCGGAAAGCTCCTACTTACTCTGCAGCCGTCTTTTTGACATTtatgaattttggaaaataa